One genomic segment of Chryseobacterium phocaeense includes these proteins:
- a CDS encoding DUF3341 domain-containing protein: MSTTKIVYGLYADDDDLMNGVKAFNDKGIAINEVYTPFPVHGLDKALGLKKTRISDAAFFYALYGVTIGATVTWYVMNHDWPQNIGGKPAFDWAHNMPAFVVPMFELMVFCAAHMMSLTFLVRNKMYPGAPAQNPDPRTTDDKFLMEFVTEDVESVKQLLIETGVEEITVKDA, encoded by the coding sequence ATGAGCACCACTAAAATTGTATACGGACTTTATGCTGACGACGACGATTTGATGAACGGCGTTAAAGCATTCAACGATAAAGGAATTGCGATAAACGAAGTGTATACTCCGTTTCCGGTTCACGGACTAGACAAAGCTTTAGGGTTAAAGAAAACCAGAATTTCTGATGCTGCGTTCTTCTATGCTCTTTACGGGGTAACCATCGGAGCTACGGTAACATGGTATGTAATGAACCATGACTGGCCTCAGAACATCGGAGGAAAGCCGGCGTTTGACTGGGCACACAACATGCCTGCATTCGTGGTACCTATGTTCGAATTGATGGTATTCTGTGCCGCTCACATGATGTCATTGACTTTCCTTGTAAGAAACAAAATGTATCCGGGAGCTCCTGCTCAGAATCCTGATCCAAGAACTACTGATGATAAATTCCTGATGGAATTTGTAACTGAAGACGTAGAGTCTGTAAAGCAGTTGCTGATTGAAACCGGAGTTGAAGAAATAACTGTTAAAGATGCTTAA
- the nrfD gene encoding NrfD/PsrC family molybdoenzyme membrane anchor subunit has product MSGHYEAPIREPLIIGHKTYHDITEDIARPIEERAGKLWWISLYAALVLFLYGFGCIAYTIGTGIGAWGLNRTINWGWDITNFVWWVGIGHAGTLISAVLLLFRQRWRMSVNRSAEAMTIFAVVQAAIFPVIHMGRVWVGYWVFPLPNQFGSLWGNFNSPLLWDVFAISTYFSVSTVFWFMGLIPDFAMIRDRAKTPWTKKIYTFLAFGWGGKAKHWQRFEELSLVLAGLATPLVFSVHTTVSFDFATSVIKGWHSTIYPPYFVAGAIFSGFAMVQTLLLIARKVCHLEEYITMYHIEIMNIVIVLTGGMVTVAYATEYFIGWYSGSRFEDFTYLSPGAAVGPYWWAFWSLIICNLVVPASFWFKRARTNIIWTFIVALIINIGMWFERFDIIVINLSRDYLPGSWTMFKPTIIDVGVYLGTIGFFSVLFLLYARTFPVIAQAELKSILKISGETYKAKEGDEHH; this is encoded by the coding sequence ATGTCAGGACATTACGAAGCTCCGATAAGGGAACCTCTAATTATTGGTCACAAAACTTATCACGATATCACAGAAGATATTGCACGACCTATCGAAGAAAGAGCAGGTAAACTATGGTGGATTTCACTATATGCAGCATTGGTTCTTTTCCTCTATGGATTCGGGTGTATCGCTTATACTATCGGGACAGGTATTGGAGCATGGGGGCTTAACAGAACTATTAACTGGGGTTGGGATATTACCAACTTCGTATGGTGGGTAGGTATCGGTCACGCCGGAACACTTATCTCCGCAGTATTATTATTATTTAGACAGCGTTGGAGAATGTCTGTAAACAGATCTGCAGAGGCGATGACGATCTTTGCGGTTGTACAGGCAGCCATCTTCCCTGTAATCCACATGGGTAGAGTTTGGGTAGGATATTGGGTATTCCCTTTACCAAACCAGTTCGGTTCTCTTTGGGGGAACTTTAACTCTCCTCTACTTTGGGACGTATTTGCGATCTCTACGTATTTCTCAGTATCAACAGTATTCTGGTTCATGGGACTAATCCCTGACTTTGCAATGATCAGAGACAGAGCTAAAACGCCTTGGACTAAGAAAATTTATACATTCCTTGCTTTCGGATGGGGTGGTAAAGCAAAACACTGGCAGAGATTCGAAGAACTTTCTTTGGTTCTTGCAGGTTTGGCTACTCCACTTGTATTCTCGGTACACACCACGGTATCATTTGACTTCGCCACGTCGGTAATTAAAGGATGGCACTCTACCATCTACCCTCCTTACTTCGTAGCGGGTGCGATCTTCTCAGGATTCGCAATGGTACAGACCCTATTGTTAATTGCAAGAAAAGTATGTCACCTTGAAGAATATATCACAATGTATCATATTGAAATTATGAACATCGTAATCGTTCTTACCGGTGGTATGGTAACGGTAGCTTATGCTACAGAATATTTTATCGGATGGTATTCAGGATCAAGATTTGAAGACTTTACGTACCTTTCACCAGGTGCTGCAGTAGGACCTTACTGGTGGGCTTTCTGGTCATTGATCATCTGTAACCTTGTTGTTCCGGCTTCATTCTGGTTCAAGAGAGCAAGAACGAACATTATCTGGACATTCATTGTTGCATTGATCATCAACATCGGTATGTGGTTTGAGCGTTTTGATATCATCGTTATCAACCTTTCAAGAGATTACTTACCAGGATCATGGACTATGTTTAAGCCAACGATCATTGATGTGGGTGTATACTTAGGAACAATCGGATTCTTCTCCGTATTATTCTTACTATACGCAAGAACGTTCCCTGTAATTGCACAGGCTGAATTAAAATCGATTCTGAAAATTTCAGGTGAAACTTATAAAGCAAAAGAAGGAGATGAGCACCACTAA